The following are encoded together in the Triticum dicoccoides isolate Atlit2015 ecotype Zavitan chromosome 6B, WEW_v2.0, whole genome shotgun sequence genome:
- the LOC119324666 gene encoding uncharacterized protein LOC119324666 encodes MGELPNKINMYFTVSVLVGHSLYWLLRHISAGTCTLDGILKFDLERQILAVIPAPVDIAKNNIGQLQVMRADGGGLGILFLSKLRAQLWKRETNSDGVASWLLGRTIELDKLLSMNSKKYRGPVMIQGFAEYNNVVFLRTTIGDFKIQLESLQVKEVPNSRILTLYYPFESVYAAGI; translated from the exons ATGGGTGAACTTCCTAACAAGATTAACATGTACTTCACTGTCAGTGTTCTAGTTGGGCATTCCCTTTATTGGTTGCTTAGGCACATATCGGCAGGAACTTGCACATTGGATGGGATCCTTAAGTTTGATTTGGAGAGGCAGATCCTAGCTGTGATACCAGCGCCAGTGGATATTGCCAAGAATAATATTGGTCAACTCCAGGTTATGCGCGCAGATGGTGGTGGCCTTGGTATTCTATTTCTTTCAAAATTAAGGGCTCAGTTATGGAAGAGGGAGACTAATTCTGATGGTGTTGCTTCATGGTTGTTGGGAAGAACTATTGAACTGGATAAGCTACTTTCCATGAATTCAAAGAAGTATAGAGGGCCTGTAATGATACAAGGTTTTGCTGAGTACAATAATGTGGTGTTCCTACGGACAACTATTGGTGACTTCAAGATCCAGCTTGAGTCACTGCAGGTCAAGGAAGTTCCCAATAGCCGCATCTTGACTCTCTATTATCCATTCGAAAGTGTCTATGCTGCAG GTATCTAG
- the LOC119320792 gene encoding uncharacterized protein LOC119320792, with protein MSSRRRRPRSPAAAPPLEDDNLLSEILLRLPPDPSSLPRASLVSKRWLGLVSDPGFSRRFRLHHRRNPPLLGFFESSYFEPMDPPNRVPKVRFSYEHTDDDGYGCFIPFGCRHGLVLIFHESETSEKQIHVRDPFNGDKHCLPVPPEFDVEETLISGAVFRAAGDIQHFQVVLVGTETNNQQHTRAIARVYSSDIGIWGNLMSTPLPPMSSSSMDEFSTTFGMWYTISVLVGHSLYWLLTDTSAETYTLDVILQFDLERQILAVIPVPMDIANNCISRFQVMRAEGGGLGILFLSNFSAQLWKTETDSDGVASWVLGRTIELDKLLPMNPKKKTRGPPLMIRGFAEYNNVLFIRTPAGFFMLQLESLQFKEVVKSHIYYPFKSVYVAGNSICIYIVCVKNQDITYNWLIEWRSHPFVLS; from the coding sequence AtgagtagccgccgccgccgcccacgctcgccggcggcggcgccaccGCTGGAGGACGACAACCTGCTCTCTGAGATCCTCCTCCGTCTCCCCCCAGATCCGTCATCCCTCCCTCGCGCCTCCCTTGTCTCCAAGCGCTGGCTCGGCCTCGTCTCCGACCCCGGCTTCTCCCGCCGcttccgcctccaccaccgccgcaACCCTCCTCTCCTCGGTTTCTTCGAGAGCTCGTACTTCGAACCTATGGATCCCCCCAATCGTGTCCCAAAAGTTCGCTTCTCCTACGAGCACACTGACGATGACGGCTATGGCTGCTTCATACCCTTcggatgccgccatggcctcgTACTCATCTTCCACGAATCGGAGACTTCGGAGAAGCAGATCCATGTGCGGGACCCCTTCAACGGCGACAAACACTGCCTACCCGTTCCCCCGGAGTTCGATGTGGAGGAGACCCTGATCAGTGGGGCAGTGTTTCGCGCTGCTGGAGACATCCAACACTTCCAGGTGGTATTGGTAGGCACAGAGACAAACAACCAGCAGCATACACGGGCAATTGCCCGCGTCTACTCATCCGACATCGGCATATGGGGCAATCTCATGTCGACACCGCTTCCACCCATGTCTTCGAGTTCTATGGACGAATTTTCCACCACTTTTGGAATGTGGTATACTATTAGTGTGCTGGTTGGGCATTCGCTTTACTGGTTGCTCACTGATACATCGGCAGAAACTTACACATTGGATGTCATCCTTCAGTTTGATTTGGAGAGGCAGATTCTAGCTGTGATACCGGTGCCCATGGATATTGCCAATAATTGTATTAGCCGATTCCAAGTTATGCGGGCAGAGGGTGGTGGCCTTGGCATTCTCTTTCTGTCAAATTTTAGTGCCCAGTTATGGAAGACGGAGACTGATTCTGATGGCGTTGCTTCGTGGGTGCTGGGAAGAACTATTGAACTAGATAAGCTACTTCCCATGAATCCAAAGAAGAAGACGAGAGGGCCACCCCTAATGATACGAGGGTTTGCCGAGTACAATAATGTGTTGTTCATACGGACACCTGCTGGCTTCTTCATGCTTCAGCTTGAGTCACTGCAGTTCAAGGAAGTTGTAAAATCCCATATCTATTATCCATTTAAGAGTGTCTATGTTGCAGGTAACAGCATATGCATATACATTGTGTGTGTGAAAAACCAGGATATTACTTATAATTGGTTGATTGAATGGCGCTCACATCCTTTTGTGTTAAGCTAA
- the LOC119322187 gene encoding uncharacterized protein LOC119322187, producing MMNLELLDLSGNIHMESLPAMSSAGNLKMLVLDGCSSLEHVALEGAPPLLESFSFDGYGPAEKWTHPIQLPKEKLRPKSRTALVQEARVRRISLKGCARLHMFLHALPNLEEMDLSGTAVKSLDLSAMDIPQLKKIFLVGCEQLRSLTWTKRNRSLGVLHVDTRGKIASAIYSGEQMFSAYEVVMAFPDGRFIWSTINGLYRIIPSNTKVYLHISSTHQSQVNVTRGIKEIGPSSEGLVATGTFLPCNDIVLNRDIVTCSALLWDHRQLYPLGVHIEIGEGSHHLDSMNDNEAFRGFMEYKVESLHVHDNISVTTILSAAGKYWAHLEWSHIERCPKLHTAFPKWGGYSSFSSIKIFSASDLAVAYCIWGTCSEYHWHQFVVLQHIYLHNCPRLETSFPFPSHCQTWRPFRLHIVVTSNIFSH from the coding sequence ATGATGAATCTGGAACTCCTTGACTTGTCGGGTAACATTCATATGGAATCCCTGCCTGCAATGTCATCAGCAGGAAATTTGAAGATGCTTGTTCTTGATGGTTGTTCCAGCTTGGAGCATGTTGCACTCGAAGGAGCCCCTCCACTGCTCGAGAGTTTTAGCTTCGATGGTTATGGCCCAGCAGAGAAGTGGACACATCCTATACAGCTACCAAAAGAGAAACTACGGCCCAAGTCTCGCACTGCTTTAGTTCAAGAAGCCCGGGTGAGAAGGATCTCGCTAAAGGGCTGTGCTCGATTGCACATGTTCTTGCATGCATTGCCCAATCTTGAGGAGATGGACCTCTCTGGCACAGCCGTTAAATCACTTGACCTCAGTGCAATGGATATCCCGCAGCTCAAGAAGATATTCCTTGTGGGCTGTGAGCAACTCCGTAGCCTAACCTGGACTAAAAGAAACCGTTCATTGGGAGTTCTGCATGTAGACACTCGGGGGAAGATTGCATCAGCTATTTACTCTGGAGAACAGATGTTCTCTGCCTATGAGGTAGTTATGGCTTTTCCAGATGGAAGGTTCATTTGGTCCACCATAAATGGACTCTATCGGATTATTCCGAGTAACACCAAAGTGTACCTCCATATCTCTTCTACACACCAAAGCCAAGTAAATGTCACCAGAGGGATCAAGGAGATTGGGCCTAGCTCAGAGGGTTTGGTTGCAACGGGGACCTTCTTACCATGCAACGATATTGTCCTTAACAGGGATATTGTAACTTGCTCGGCCTTGTTGTGGGACCACCGACAACTTTATCCTTTGGGTGTTCATATCGAGATAGGTGAAGGAAGCCACCATTTAGACAGTATGAATGACAACGAAGCTTTCAGAGGTTTCATGGAGTATAAAGTTGAATCATTGCATGTGCATGACAATATCTCAGTCACAACCATCCTTTCAGCGGCAGGCAAATATTGGGCCCATCTAGAATGGAGTCATATTGAGAGGTGCCCCAAGCTGCACACTGCGTTCCCTAAATGGGGTGGGTATAGTAGCTTTAGTTCAATAAAGATATTTTCTGCATCTGATCTCGCAGTGGCCTATTGCATCTGGGGTACATGCAGTGAGTATCACTGGCATCAGTTTGTAGTGCTACAACACATATACCTGCACAACTGTCCTAGGCTGGAGACGTCCTTCCCATTTCCTTCACATTGCCAAACTTGGAGACCATTCAGATTGCATATTGTGGTAACCTCCAACATATTTTCCCACTGA